The following are from one region of the Geothermobacter ehrlichii genome:
- a CDS encoding type IV pilus twitching motility protein PilT, with translation MSEGTKVSIHQLLKTMVEAGGSDLHITTGTPPQLRIDGQMVPLKLPPLQPADTKQLCYSILTDAQKRKFEEENELDLSFGVKGLARFRGNIYMQRGALAGAFRLIPYKFLTFDELGLPPVVTKIAQRPRGLVLVTGPTGSGKSTTLASIIDYINETRHEHIITIEDPIEYLHPHKKCVVNQREVGADTHSFKKALKYILRQDPDIVLLGELRDLETIEAALTIAETGHLCFATLHTNSCVQTINRIVDVFPPHQQTQVRTQLSFVLEGVLSQTLIPRSDGRGRALAVEVMVPNMAIRALIRDDKVHQIYSQMQMGQEKYGMQTMNQALFMLFHQKKISLEMAMTRSPDPEELKQMIANPSSVLKRGIKAGTGAKPTAAT, from the coding sequence ATGAGCGAGGGAACGAAGGTCAGCATTCACCAGTTGCTCAAGACGATGGTCGAGGCAGGCGGTTCCGACCTGCATATTACCACCGGCACGCCGCCGCAGCTGCGCATCGATGGTCAGATGGTGCCACTGAAGCTGCCGCCGCTGCAGCCGGCCGACACCAAGCAGCTCTGTTACAGTATCCTGACCGATGCCCAAAAGCGCAAATTCGAAGAGGAGAATGAGCTCGACCTCTCTTTCGGCGTCAAGGGGCTGGCCCGTTTCCGCGGCAACATCTACATGCAGCGCGGAGCTCTGGCCGGGGCTTTTCGTCTGATCCCCTACAAGTTTCTGACCTTCGATGAACTCGGTCTGCCGCCGGTAGTGACCAAGATAGCCCAGCGGCCGCGCGGCCTGGTGCTGGTCACCGGGCCGACCGGCAGCGGCAAATCGACGACCCTCGCCTCGATCATCGACTACATCAACGAGACCCGACACGAGCACATCATCACCATCGAGGATCCGATCGAATATCTGCATCCACACAAGAAATGCGTGGTCAACCAGCGGGAGGTCGGAGCCGATACTCATTCCTTCAAAAAAGCGCTGAAGTACATCCTGCGCCAGGATCCGGATATCGTTCTGCTCGGCGAGCTGCGCGATTTGGAAACCATCGAGGCGGCCCTGACCATCGCCGAGACGGGCCATCTCTGCTTCGCCACCCTGCACACCAACTCCTGCGTGCAGACCATCAACCGCATCGTCGACGTCTTCCCGCCTCATCAGCAGACCCAGGTACGCACCCAGCTCTCCTTCGTGCTGGAGGGAGTGCTCTCCCAGACCCTGATTCCCCGCTCCGACGGCCGCGGCCGCGCCCTGGCGGTGGAAGTGATGGTGCCCAACATGGCGATTCGCGCCTTGATCCGGGACGACAAGGTACACCAGATCTATTCGCAGATGCAGATGGGACAGGAAAAATACGGCATGCAGACCATGAACCAGGCCCTGTTCATGCTCTTTCACCAGAAGAAGATTTCACTGGAAATGGCGATGACCCGCTCCCCCGACCCGGAGGAGCTGAAACAGATGATCGCCAATCCGTCTTCCGTGCTCAAGCGGGGGATCAAGGCGGGAACCGGAGCCAAGCCGACCGCTGCGACCTGA